A window from Citrus sinensis cultivar Valencia sweet orange chromosome 3, DVS_A1.0, whole genome shotgun sequence encodes these proteins:
- the LOC102621344 gene encoding uncharacterized protein LOC102621344 isoform X2: MTKELQDTKSLMELDVDSFLNSHLSSDSDDEFNSVPHRTLDEILNDSESSTSPSSPTSSIHHSDTSLAKPQPQGDGVSSQDKPTPKPGSFHRVKSNELSGDPIWRVPPSSSRQLPSLFGGVRSTAKPGAALAAAAAASRSVPTPHAAAIKSRRAGSGTLLKVLDGDDHEIASVSSNEISVSSEKLEGDAELIADDDSMFLEVNASTESSVVPLNESDRTGLMEENLEIPTLEMESSDKSMSTSQDDEVGVDGSNDASSIDDISELVEERIGQLESEITSRRAEKKVQPSLKPLELAEELEKKQASTGLHWKEGAAAQPMRLEGVRRGSTTLGYFDVDANNTITQTIASQAFRRDHGSPQVLAVHPSFIAVGMSKGAIVVVPSKYSAHHRDSMDSKMMMLGLLGDRSPAPVTAMCFNQPGDLLLAGYADGHVTVWDVQRASAAKVITGEHTSPVVHTLFLGQDSQVTRQFKAVTGDTKGLVQLHSLSVVPLLNRFSIKTQCLLDGQKTGIVLSASPLLFDESCGGAPLSSQGNSTASASSIGSMMGGVVGSDTGWKLFNEGSSLVEEGVVIFVTYQTALVVRLTPTLEVYAQIPRPDGVREGAMPYTAWKCMTTCRSSTTESIPTEAAERVSLLAIAWDRKVQVAKLVKSELKVYGKWSLDSAAIGVAWLDDQMLVVLTLLGQLYLYARDGTVIHQTSFAVDGSQGYDLVGYRSYFTNVFGNPEKSYHNCVSVRGASIYVLGPMHLVVSRLLPWKERIQVLRKAGDWMGALNMAMTLYDGQAHGVIDLPRTLDAVQEAIMPYLVELLLSYVDEVFSYISVAFCNQIEKLAQLNNPQSRSSTVHAEIKEQFTRVGGVAVEFCVHINRTDILFDDIFSKFEAVQHRDTFLELLEPYILKDMLGSLPPEIMQALVEHYSSKGWLQRVEQCVLHMDISSLDFNQVVRLCREHGLHGALVYLFNKGLDDFRAPLEELLVVLRNSERESAYALGYRMLVYLKYCFKGLAFPPGHGTLPSTRLPSLRAELVQFLLEESDAQNSQAASSLLLKGSYLNLYHLLELDTEATLDVLRCAFIEVETPKSDFYACDMADTNAEPNNGNKMVAEYQNMLVQNTVNALVHILDEDISSTDGSASKDDSGSVEAWPSTKDIGHIFEFIACYVASGRATVSKSVLSQILQYLTSEKNVPQSILSHIETSKRREKQLLALLEAVPETDWNASEVLHLCENAHFYQVCGLIHTIRYNYLAALDSYMKDVDEPICAFSFIHDTLLQLTDNEYTAFHSAVISRIPELICLSREATFFLVIDQFNDEASHILSELRSHPKSLFLYLKTVVEVHLHGTLNLSYLRKDDTLDVANCKWVKYQSKGLGAYIERISDLPKFLSSNAVHVTDDMIELYLELLCRYERDSVLKFLETFDSYRVEYCLRLCQEYGITDAAAFLLERVGDVGSALLLTLSELNDKFAALETAVGSALPIAVSNGSVSVEHFSTVLNMEEVNDVNNILRACIGLCQRNTPRLNPEESEVLWFKLLDSFCEPLMGSFVERASERENHSRMLEESFGSQEDAEACIIKWRISKSHRGSHILRKLFSQFIKEIVEGMIGYVHLPTIMSKLLSDNGSQEFGDFKLTILGMLGTYSFERRILDTAKSLIEDDTFYTMSVLKKEASHGYAPRSLLCCICNCLLTKNSSSFQIRVFNCGHATHIQCELLENESSSKSNLSGCPLCMPKKNTQRSRNKTVLAESGLVSKFSSRPQQSLGTTLHSHESDTSDYSNGIQQLSRFEILNNLRKDQRVVQIENMPQLRLAPPAIYHEKVKKGTDLLMGESSRGLLETEKASKNRPLRELKLKGSSSLRFPLRSSIFGKEKRSRR; this comes from the exons atgaccAAAGAGCTCCAGGACACAAAGTCACTAATGGAACTCGATGTTGACTCGTTCCTTAACTCGCATCTCTCCTCCGATTCTGATGACGAGTTCAACTCAGTCCCCCATCGTACCCTTGACGAAATCCTCAACGACTCCGAGTCCTCTACGTCGCCTTCATCGCCAACATCGTCAATTCACCACTCAGATACCTCCCTTGCCAAACCACAGCCCCAAGGTGACGGCGTTTCATCTCAAGATAAACCCACTCCAAAACCTGGTTCATTTCATCGGGTCAAAAGTAACGAATTATCGGGCGATCCCATATGGAGGGTTCCTCCGTCATCTTCGAGACAATTGCCGTCGCTGTTTGGTGGAGTGAGATCGACTGCCAAGCCTGGGGCGGCActcgctgctgctgctgcggCGTCGAGGTCGGTCCCGACTCCCCATGCGGCGGCGATAAAGTCGCGGAGGGCGGGGAGTGGAACGCTTCTGAAAGTTCTCGACGGTGATGATCACGAGATTGCTTCCGTTTCCTCGAATGAAATTAGCGTGTCGAGCGAGAAATTGGAGGGAGATGCGGAGCTAATAG CTGATGATGATTCCATGTTCTTGGAAGTGAATGCTTCTACCGAGAGTAGTGTTGTTCCTCTAAATGAATCTGACCGGACTGGACTAATGGAGGAAAATTTGGAAATTCCTACATTGGAGATGGAGAGTTCGGACAAGAGTATGTCCACCTCTCAAGATGATGAGGTTGGAGTAGATGGTAGTAATGATGCCAGTTCGATAGATGACATTTCAGAGCTTGTGGAGGAGAGAATTGGGCAATTGGAGAGTGAGATTACTAGTAGAAGAGCTGAAAAAAAAGTGCAGCCCTCCTTGAAGCCTCTTGAATTGGCTGAGGAACTTGAGAAAAAGCAGGCATCAACTGGCTTGCATTGGAAGGAGGGTGCGGCTGCCCAGCCCATGAGGCTTGAGGGTGTTCGAAGAGGTTCAACTACATTGGGATATTTTGATGTTGATGCTAATAACACTATTACACAGACTATTGCATCCCAGGCATTTAGGCGTGATCATGGTTCCCCACAAGTCTTGGCAGTGCATCCTAGTTTTATAGCTGTTGGAATGTCCAAAGGTGCCATTGTTGTTGTGCCCAGTAAATACTCTGCTCATCATCGTGACAGCATGGATTCAAAG atgatgatgctTGGTTTGCTAGGGGATCGATCTCCTGCCCCAGTAACTGCCATGTGCTTCAATCAGCCAGGAGATCTGCTCTTAGCTGGTTATGCTGATGGTCATGTTACAGTTTGGGATGTGCAGAGGGCATCTGCAGCGAAAGTTATTACTGGAGAGCACACCTCACCAGTTGTACATACATTATTCCTAGGGCAGGATTCTCAAGTTACTCGTCAGTTTAAAGCAGTTACTGGTGATACTAAAGGTCTTGTTCAGTTACATTCTTTATCTGTGGTTCCCTTGCTGAATAGGTTCTCTATCAAGACACAG TGTCTCCTTGATGGACAAAAAACGGGCATTGTACTATCAGCTTCACCTCTTCTTTTCGATGAATCTTGTGGAGGTGCTCCGCTATCCTCTCAAGGAAATTCCACTGCTTCAGCCAGTAGTATTGGTAGCATGATGGGAGGGGTAGTTGGGTCAGATACAGGTTGGAAACTGTTCAATGAAGGGTCTTCTTTGGTTGAAGAAGGTGTGGTCATATTCGTCACCTATCAAACTGCACTGGTG GTAAGACTTACTCCCACATTAGAAGTCTATGCACAAATTCCTAGGCCCGATGGGGTCCGAGAGGGTGCTATGCCTTACACTGCTTGGAAATGCATGACAACATGTCGAAGTTCTACAACAG AAAGTATTCCCACTGAAGCAGCAGAGAGAGTTTCATTGCTTGCAATTGCTTGGGATCGGAAAGTTCAGGTTGCAAAGTTGGTCAAATCAGAGCTTAAAGTATATGGGAAGTGGTCCCTTGACAGTGCAGCCATTGGTGTGGCCTGGTTGGATGATCAG ATGCTGGTGGTTCTTACACTGTTGGGACAGCTATATTTGTACGCAAGAGATGGAACTGTAATTCATCAAACTAGTTTTGCAGTTGATGGATCTCAAGGATATGATCTTGTTGGATATCGTAGCTACTTTACTAATGTTTTTGGGAACCCTGAGAAATCCTATCATAATTGCGTAAGCGTAAGAGGAGCTTCCATATATGTACTCGGACCTATGCATCTTGTTGTTTCCCGACTTCTTCCTTGGAAGGAACGAATTCAGGTTCTGCGGAAAGCAGGTGACTGGATGGGTGCCTTGAACATGGCTATGACACTTTATGATGGACAAGCTCATGGTGTTATCGACCTTCCCAGAACCCTAGATGCTGTTCAGGAGGCCATAATGCCTTATCTGGTTGAGTTGCTACTATCATATGTAGATGAagtattttcatatatttcaGTGGCATTTTGCAACCAAATTGAGAAACTGGCACAACTTAACAATCCACAAAGTAGAAGCAGTACTGTTCACGCTGAAATTAAAGAGCAGTTCACCCGTGTTGGTGGTGTAGCTGTTGAATTCTGTGTCCATATCAATAGGACTGACATACTTTTCGATGACATTTTCTCCAAATTTGAGGCTGTTCAACATAGAG ACACATTTCTGGAGCTTTTGGAGCCATATATTTTGAAGGACATGCTTGGATCTCTCCCCCCCGAG ATAATGCAAGCTCTGGTAGAGCATTATAGCTCCAAGGGATGGTTGCAGCGAGTTGAGCAATGTGTCCTTCATATGGACATTTCTTCTTTGGACTTCAATCAG GTTGTCAGGTTATGCCGAGAGCATGGACTCCATGGTGCTTTAGTGTATCTTTTTAACAAAGGATTGGATGATTTCCGTGCCCCTTTAGAAGAGCTGTTGGTAGTTCTACGTAATAGTGAAAGAGAAAGTGCTTATGCCCTTGG TTACAGGATGCTTGTATATCTCAAGTATTGCTTCAAAGGTCTTGCTTTTCCACCAG GTCATGGAACTCTTCCTTCCACACGCTTGCCATCTCTTAGAGCAGAACTTGTGCAGTTTCTTTTGGAGGAATCTGATGCCCAGAATTCACAAGCAGCTTCAAGCTTATTGCTGAAAGGATCATATCTGAATCTGTATCATCTCTTGGAATTGGACACTGAAGCTACTTTAGATGTTCTGAGATGTGCTTTCATAGAAGTTGAGACGCCAAAATCTGACTTTTATGCATGTGATATGGCTGACACAAATGCGGAGCCTAACAACGGAAACAAGATGGTGGCTGAATATCAGAATATGCTGGTTCAGAATACTGTAAATGCTCTTGTGCATATTCTTGATGAGGATATCTCTTCAACAGATGGATCTGCTAGCAAGGATGATAGTGGATCAGTAGAAGCTTGGCCATCTACGAAGGACATAGGTCACATATTTGAGTTCATTGCATGCTATGTTGCATCTGGAAGAGCTACTGTCTCAAAAAGTGTACTGAGTCAGATTCTACAGTACTTGACATCAGAAAAGAATGTCCCACAAAGTATTCTATCACATATTGAAACTTctaaaagaagagaaaagcaGCTTCTAGCGCTTCTGGAAGCAGTGCCGGAGACTGATTGGAATGCATCTGAAGTGTTACATCTATGTGAGAATGCCCATTTTTATCAG GTTTGTGGTTTAATTCATACCATCAGATATAACTATCTTGCTGCTCTGGATAGCTACATGAAAGATGTCGATGAACCTATTTGTGCCTTTTCTTTCATCCATGATACATTACTACAACTGACTGACAATGAATATACTGCTTTCCACTCAGCAGTCATCTCCCGGATTCCAGAGCTGATTTGCTTAAGCCG aGAGGCAACATTCTTCTTAGTCATTGACCAATTCAATGATGAAGCTTCACATATCCTCTCTGAACTTCGCTCTCATCCAAAAAGTCTTTTCCTTTATTTGAAGACGGTTGTTGAGGTTCACTTGCATGGAACCCTCAACTTATCTTATTTAAGAAAAGATGATACGCTGGATGTTGCTAATTGTAAATGGGTGAAGTATCAGTCAAAAGGATTGGGGGCTTACATTGAAAGAATTTCTGACCTCCCTAAATTCCTGTCTAGTAACGCAGTTCATGTGACTGATGATATGATTGAGCTTTACTTGGAG TTATTATGTCGGTATGAACGAGATTCAGTTCTCAAATTCTTAGAAACTTTTGATAGCTATCGGGTGGAATACTGTTTACGCCTGTGCCAAGAGTATGGAATCACAGATGCAGCTGCATTTTTATTAGAAAGGGTTGGAGATGTGGGAAGTGCTCTCTTACTTACACTATCTGAACTTAATGATAAGTTTGCTGCGCTTGAGACTGCTGTGGGAAGTGCCCTTCCTATAGCAGTTTCTAATGGATCAGTCAGTGTAGAGCATTTCAGCACTGTTTTAAATATGGAGGAG GTCAAtgatgtaaataatatattgcGTGCCTGTATTGGGTTGTGCCAGCGGAACACTCCTCGTCTGAATCCAGAAGAGTCAGAAGTGCTCTGGTTTAAATTACTTGATTC GTTTTGTGAGCCTTTAATGGGTTCATTTGTTGAAAGGGCATCTGAAAGAGAAAATCATTCCAGAATGCTAGAGGAATCATTTGGCTCACAAGAGGATGCAGAGGCATGCATTATCAAGTGGAGAATTTCAAAATCCCATAGGGGTTCTCATATTTTGAGGAAATTGTTTTCTCAGTTCATCAAAGAGATTGTTGAAGGAATGATAGGATATGTTCATCTTCCAACCATAATGTCAAAACTCCTGTCTGATAATGGTAGCCAGGAATTTGGTGACTTTAAACTTACCATATTGGGAATGCTGGGAACGTACAGTTTTGAAAGAAGAATTCTG GATACTGCCAAATCTTTAATAGAGGATGATACATTCTATACCATGAGTGTGCTCAAGAAGGAGGCCTCTCATGGGTATGCCCCCAGGAGTTTACTATGTTGTATATGTAATTGTCTTCTCACGAAGAATTCCTCTAGTTTTCAAATTAGAGTGTTCAATTGTGGTCATGCAACTCATATTCAATGTGAACTGTTGGAAAATGAATCATCAAGCAAAAGTAACTTATCTGGATGCCCACTTTGTATGCCCAAGAAGAATACTCAGAGATCGAGAAACAAAACAGTTCTTGCAGAGAGTGGTTTAGTAAGTAAGTTTTCATCAAGACCGCAACAATCATTAGGAACTACACTGCACTCACATGAAAGTGATACATCAGACTATTCCAATGGAATTCAGCAACTATCACGG TTTGAAATCCTGAACAATCTTCGAAAGGACCAGAGAGTAGTCCAGATAGAAAATATGCCTCAGTTAAGGCTTGCACCACCAGCCATTTATCATGAAAAGGTGAAGAAGGGAACTGATCTTTTAATGGGAGAAAGTAGTCGTGGTCTTCTAGAAACAGAAAAAGCGAGTAAAAACAGGCCACTGAGAGAGCTGAAATTGAAGGGATCATCATCTCTTCGGTTTcctttaagatcaagtatatTTG GCAAGGAGAAGAGAAGCAGAAGGTGA